CTTCGATGAGCCCTATGCGCGCTGGCTCACGGGCGCCGGGCTCGCGATGGGCGTGGGCGTGGGCAAGGAGCTGTACGACCTGGGCCGCGGCACGACGTTCTCCACGAAGGACCTGGCGTGGGACGCGATTGGGACGGCGTCCGGGCTCGCGGTGTCATACGCGGTGGACCGGCTCTTCTTCCGTGGTTCCTCATCGCCGGAGGTGGCGCGGCGCGGCTCAGGGTTCCGTCGTCTCCCGGTGCGCGTCGTCCACGGGCTCGGAGGGGGGGAGGTCCGGGGCGCTCTCGCCTCGCGCCTGGCGTTCGACGAGCTGTACCAGCTCCTCGCGTTGCAGCCGCGGGTCCACCGTCACCAGGGCGCCACCCCGGCCGGTGGCGCTGGTGACGAGCACGGTGACCTTGCCGCGCGGGCACTGGTTCATGCAGCCGGAGGGCATCACGCGGACGTGTTCGCCCAGGCCGCGGTCGGTGAGGGTGCCCTGGAGCCATCTCGGCAGGTCCATCCCACCGGAGCGGGCGCCGCCCTTCACGAGGCACTTCCGGCAGACGAGCACCTCCACGTCCTCCACCGGTCCACCGACGCTGTCGTCCTGCATCCATCCTCCTGGGAGTTGTCGTCACCGCGCGCCGCCGGGGCGGTCCTCCTGCCCGATGATGCCCCGGTGGCCGCTGTCCGCGCGCCCGCCGTCCTGTTGGCTGGCGCACGGCAATCGCCTGAGACGTGGAGGTAGCGCGCTGTCGGGAATCCCGCAGGCGCCGTCGGCTGTCCGGGTGCTCTCCGAGGGGGGATGCACCCCGGTGGCTGATAGGTTCGGAAAGCGGGCGTGCGGGGATGTCACGTCGCGGCATTTCTCCCGGCCCTCTTGCTGCTAGCTTGCGCCGCGCTATGGGAGCGGCCATGGAGGGCCTCATGTTCCGGAATCGGTGGGTCTCGCTGCTGTCGCTGTCCGCCCTGGGCGCGGGTTCGCTCGTGGGGTGTGAGCGGACGCCGCCGCCCGCCGCGCCCGTGGCCGCCCCGGAGCCGGAGAAGCTGCCCGCGCCCAAGCCGATGTCACCGGAGCAGCTCGCGCACTTCTTCAAGCCGCTGCCCCCGCGCAAGGACGCGCCGCCTCCGCCGGAGGACACCGACGCCCAGGTGGCGCTGGGCCGCATGCTCTACTTCGAGCCGCGCCTGTCGAAGAACCACGACGTGTCCTGCAACTCCTGCCACGGCCTGACGACCTTCGGTGTGGACAACAAGGCGCTGTCGGACGGGCACAAGGGGCTGAAGGGCACTCGCAACTCGCCCACCGTCTACAACGCGGCGGGGCACATCGCGCAGTTCTGGGACGGGCGCGCGGACACCCTGGAGGCGCAGGCCACGGGGCCCATCCTCAATCCGGTGGAGATGGCCATGCCGGACGAGAAGCGCGTGCTGGCCACGCTGACCTCCATCCCGGAGTACTCGAAGCGCTTCCGCGAGGCCTTCCCGGGCGACAAGAAGGCGGTGACGATGGTCAACGCCGCGCGCGCCATCGCCGCCTTCGAGCGCAAGCTCGTCACGAAGTCGCGCTTCGACGCCTTCGTGGGCGGCAAGCACGACGCGCTCACCGAGCAGGAGCAGCGCGGCCTCCAGCTCTTCGCCACCACCGGCTGCACCACCTGCCACAACGGTCCGGCCGTGGGCGGGACGTCCTTCCAGAAGCTGGGCCTCATCGAGGACTACCCGGGGCTGAAGGACGCGGGCCGCTT
This genomic window from Myxococcus hansupus contains:
- a CDS encoding cytochrome-c peroxidase; amino-acid sequence: MFRNRWVSLLSLSALGAGSLVGCERTPPPAAPVAAPEPEKLPAPKPMSPEQLAHFFKPLPPRKDAPPPPEDTDAQVALGRMLYFEPRLSKNHDVSCNSCHGLTTFGVDNKALSDGHKGLKGTRNSPTVYNAAGHIAQFWDGRADTLEAQATGPILNPVEMAMPDEKRVLATLTSIPEYSKRFREAFPGDKKAVTMVNAARAIAAFERKLVTKSRFDAFVGGKHDALTEQEQRGLQLFATTGCTTCHNGPAVGGTSFQKLGLIEDYPGLKDAGRFDATQSEDDRGKFRVPTLLNVEKTGPYLHDGSVVELPQMVRLMAKHQLARTLTDPEVDDLVAFLKSLTGELPPAEFISAPELPPSTAKTPKADPS